The genomic interval CCTAACCCCTCCAGGCGGCAGAGACAGGGCAGGCAGGGCGATAGTCGAGCTCTACGGGGACCACCAGGGATGGAGATCGGCTGTAACAAGCCAGCAGCTCTTTCAAACGCTGCTCTACTTCCACCTGATCACCAGGTGCGGTGGAATCCACACACCCAACAAATCAAGGGATAAAGCAGGAAATGAATCACATCCTGATCCAACTGATCcaataaaagataaaagtaaGAAGAtgcttttgcctttttatcTCTGTGTGTAGGAAAGAAGTCAGAGAAGCTGGGATGACACTCGTGTTCGATGCGAGGAAGACAAATCCTCCGCCGCAGCTCTACAAGGCCTTGATGGCGCTTCAGGTAAGACGCTTGTGCACCGGAGCAGATCAGAGCTGTTGGCTGTTGAGTCGGTGTTAACGCTCGACTGGAGCTCTCTGCAGAGCACCTGGGTACAAACAGTTACTCTTTCACTTTGTGTATCTGTaatcaaaaatataatatatttcaaatctaaaaaaaatgtcacatttaattGAATGGCAGCGTTATATAGTTCATATCTGCAAGTGTTGTTGAGTTTTCTAGCACGAATATGAGTTTCACTTACTTtataaaattttaaattttaaaataatttgcattgatgtccaggtgtttttttttttacttttgtattCTAATTCATTTGTCAttatgaataatacaaaaaaaacctcaaaaacGAAAATGTGCATGATTGCAGTTATGTAACTGAGTGTTCAACTGTTGCAGGAGCAGAGCCCACAGGCACTAAACAgtttggtgctgctggtggacaAAGACAGCCGCCTCCGGCCTGAGAGATGTCCCGGGGTCCAGGTGAGACGTTCCTCCCCCATTCACCAAACACTTCCTCTTTACTTGTAGAAAATCTGAATTATCTTTGTCAGAACGCCCGTTGGTTTGTTGGGTCAGACTAAAATATCTTGATGGAAATATGGATTGCCATGAATATTTAAGTGAGTTTTTAAGGGAAATATTATGACAAATATTGGGTTTGCTATGAAACCTTTCTCCCCGGTGCAGCCAGCCGGTCACATTTTTCACTAAACCAGTATAATATCTAATTATCACCTGATTCCTCCttaaggagttttttttttttggtctggatTTCCAGTTGTTCTTGTTTTAACTCATTATTTCATCAAAGGAAATGCTTACAGCTGCATTTATAGAAACCATAGGTCTAAAACCATAGGGTTTTACTGCCATTTTTACTGGTTTACATTACTGGTAAGAGCCGCTGCACTTATCAATATCAATCAGTTTGGGAATCGTGCACCAAAAGTTCTCCACAAAAAATGTTACAATTCCAAAGTATAGCAAAGTCCATaggtttttattactttttctcttttttttctctgtttataaGGCCTGCTGTTATCTATTTCACAAACATACCATTGTTTTCTCATCAGAATTATGGTTTCAattataaagattaaaaaaacccaataaaaataatgattttgaaTTTAGCAGTGGGCAGCAGCCCAGTCCTCCTCTTGTCCACGTAGCACTGTGACTGTGAAAACGTGCTGGTGTTACTCTGTCATGTGTTCCCTTGAGCAGACGGACACGGTGACCTCGATGAAAGCTCTGCTGAAGCTGGCGGAGGGGAGTCAGCTGAGCTCCCGTCTGGATGGCACACTGTCTCACGGCCACCGTGACTGGATGGAGCTGCACCAGGTGAGAAGGTTCCCTCAGTACATCACCTCTGCCTCGCAGACCCCTCTCATCGGGTGGTGCACTTGTTGTCTCTCTTCACTGCTCATGACCAAGTCCCGTGTGTGTCATCCTGTAGAAGCTCTTCCCATTTGTATCTGATCTCCACGAGGCGTCCAGCCTGCTCCTGAGGGCCATCAGTCAGTTAGAGGAGCCCAGGAGGACGGACACTGTACAGGTACTTTAACACTGACGACGTTTACATGGACagcaatattacaatattaaccCCATTaagataaaaatctaaataaaacaCTACCAGCAGTAGTGGAATACCTCATTCCAAATAAGGTCTTATTCGTAATAAGTAGTAATCGGCCTAAGATGTGGAGTATTCTGGTCTTAGTCGCATTATGCAGATATTTATACGTCTTCATCGCATTATCATGTCCTATTGgtgttttctctgcattttGTGACATACCACATGTACGTTAGTTACCAACTGCTTGATTTCATAATCAGACTCTGTTCTGTAATATGTAAACTCAAATATGAATGCGATTTACCATTAGCAAGCCATGAAACCGTcataatattcatgtaaatgtaaacGTAGTCACTGTTCTTTGACTCTTTCTCATGATATTATTTGGGCCTCTGTCTTCACTGATAATACATTGTGTGCAATGTGTTGTTATGGAGGTAATGGTTTctgtaaatacataaattattGGGAACGGCACAAAGAAAAGCTTCCACAATAAATTTCACAAAATAGCAGCGCAGGAAGTTCTTGAATATGTCACTGGACCGTTTGCTGATGTTAAAATCTATTTTCGTCCAACAGGCTGTGCAGCAGTGCATGACGGAGCAGAGGACTCTGATGAGGGATGTGCTGGGGGACAGCAGGTTGGTCAGCCtgcagagggagggtggggcCATCCTGGCCaggctgaggagggagagcgaCCTCAAATACCCGCACTGCGAGGACCTCAGGTAGACGCCGAGCTCCCGCTCTCGCCTGCTATATTTACATGTGTAGAGCAAACCCAGGTGTCGGCCTGCTGTCTGATGTGGGCTTAACTGCTCACATGGCATGTTACTGCTTGtgaatcattattatttatgctGTAAGATAAACTTCTAAAATAAACAAAGTATCTCGGCGAGTACAAGTCACTGTACTTTGTACTCTGTATCTGTGAAACGCTTAAAACAAGGCTACCATCAAAAATCAACAGATTGTCCAGCAACAGCAGGAGACTTAGATACATAGGATGAAGGTAAAGATCATTATAGTAAAAGTTAGAGAGCACAtggtaatgtgtgtttttgtaatctAGTACAGACACAACATCACATTTGACTTGGTATAGGAAATTGATCTTTTAATGATGCATGGTATatgatgacatgacatgatatgtaaatatataaatgaattgcTAAATAAAAGGACATTATATACTATCCAAACTCTCGTTTTTCCTGCGTGCAGCGATGCAGTGGACTCGGTGACCAGCCTGTACAACCACATGGAGGAGCAGGCCCACGTCCTGGTGCAGAGGTCCAACCTGTCGCTGGAACACCTGGAgtacctgctgcagctccgagAGATGGAGGGGCACTTCACACAGGTGCTGTACATGATACCAAATATATCACAAATGTGTGTACAGATCTTTAGATGTGAGTGCAATATATTGTCAAAGAAAATCAGAGTTTGACCTTATATTTGTCCTCATAATGTCCCCTAGTGGAAGCCCATTGATCTAATGCTAATAATTTACTGTGGGTGGCTATGATTAGGACTTGAAATACATTTATACTTAATACATGTTTGAGCAAAGGCAAAATAGAAATTGAAactatttcttgtttttctcacacAAATCAGAGAACGTAAACTTTAGCTTACTTGTATTCTGTCATTGCATACtttacatattacatattatatatttatttttcctggtaCTCTATTACTATATAATTATTAACTATTAGTTTGATTTTTGGAGGACTTTCTGTTCTTGTACTACCAATTGTGGTAGGAAGTGATACATTTACTAATTATACttattatactttatatataaaatgtaaacactttaTATTTTGCTCTGACAGTGGATATTGCCCGTTTTCTGCCTTgaagtgaaaataataacagaagGAGACAAACTCATAAAAACAGGAGGCAGCAGATGCATCCACATCTGTACATATTTGTTGTGCATACCCTTTATAAATTATCAAGGGCAGTGATTTGATTGTATACACATATGTATAGCCTACGATTAGATTAGACACATGGCAGATCCTTGAGTGTGTACCTGTACATGCTTATTTAGCAAATATTGTTTTGCATCTTTCCGTCCCTGCAGATGCGCCAGTGGTTTAACATAGAAGGagagcgccacctgctggaggcAGAGTCCGTAGAGGACTCAGGAGACAGAATGGAGCAGATCCTCAACAGCTTCACTGGTTTCCTCATTGAAGCAAACGTGAGTCTAAGTCCGCTTGCGTCTGCGTCTGCATTATTCGGCGTTTCTCTGTCAGCCCACCCGTCTGACTctcgctcctctccctccccaggACCGAAGGCACCATGCCATGTCGTTGGTGTCAGAGGCAGAGCGGCTGCAGCGGAGCGGGCTCCCCTACCCAGAGACAGAGACGTTCAAGGCTTTCGTCTGCACCTTCAAGTCGGGCCTGGACGACTTCCTGTGTAGGGTGGAGGCCTGTGGCAGAGAGCTGCAGATCATGGTCAACGTGTGTGATTTTTGTGAGCAGGTTTGTAtgaaatcagtttaaaaaaatctggtgCACAAGAtcctggaataaaaaaaatgagttggTTTGTCTCTGGGGGCTAACGGGATTTCAGCAAGTTGAAAGTGGTGAAATCCAGGggtgaagtcattttcacatttgacattCGTCAGTGTTCACGGCTGTTATCTTCGTTAGTTCCGCGTCTAAACCTCGATCTGTCCCAGTTTGGGGATGTGTTGGAGAGCTCATTGAGGAAGTTGTTTCACcacatttgatcaaataaaatcaccaaagatgacgACGCGGTGGAGAGCGCGAGGCATTGAATGTCTGCCCACTGCGCATGTCACTATAAgcgttgtcagggacgacccatttcaatgaaatattgacatcaaaccacctctcatgtgtctgagacatcctctcacaactctCACAGGCGTCAGTTTGTGAAAAAGTCCTTAGTTTGGCTTGATCTCATCCCATATTTGTACtctgttttttaattagaaTTTTGGAATTGTCTCATTCCAAAACACTTATGTTTTTGTAAAGTAAACCAGAACCTCTTTTGCATACAGGCGGCAGCTCTGGCCAGTGAGTGCACTTGTTACCTGGACCGGAGTCAGACAAACACTCAGCCTATAGAACAACAGAACCAAGACCCTGGACCGAGCGCCGCCTCCCTTTGCCAGTCGGAATGCCCCACAGCGCATGGCTCTGGCGCAGCCGCCACCAGTGGTTCACTGTCAGACAATGACAACTCCATCCTTTGGACTTTTCAAGACAGGTTTCTCCAGTTTAGCCCGGAGAGGTTTCAGGAGGTGAAGGCTCAGGCCAGCGCCCTGCAGGGCTCCCGGGGGATGCGGGTCTGGAACGTAGCCTGGCTGAGGTGTCAGGAGGccaggcagcagctgctggagaggaTGCAGGGCGTGGATAAAGCTTATCACAGAAACCCAGATTCTAGCGGCTGTTGTGAATGTCATTACGTTGATGTGGTGAGCACTAATATTCAGACCACTTCGCCTGGTGGCCAGAATCTGGTGGTCCAATCGACCCCTGGGCCTCGGCACCCGCAGTGGGAGGGCATCGTGTCTGGGGCGGTGGATTTAGGGAAGAGAAAGCCCATCACGGGCAGCAACAGCACTAATTCAACGACTGTGGCCTGCTGTAACATCCTCATCAAACCAGAGGATCACAGTGATGCTGGAACCAGCCAGGGGTCAACGGTCACCCCACAGTCACCTCACAGGTAATACAACTTCTGTGTTAGTCCACTCATCTCACTTGATTTGGATTTAACTAGAGCCGTTGATTCAAACAGCGGTGAGGAGCCTTGATCTGCTTTATTTCAAGTCTTGTTTCCAGACTCaccgtgtcatttttttaaaaatagaccAACAAggagaacagaaagagaggcgaggaggagacaggCGAGCAGAACGAGGAGAGAGCGAGACGCCGCGGCCCTTTCTCAGTCGCACACTGTCGGCTGCCAGTGGTTTCCGTGGGGACGCGGCCTCCGGGCGAAGTCGGCGAGCCAAGACTCGTGCACCCCGGCAGTCGTGGCAGCAGGGTCCTCCACTCCTCCGGAGCAGCGGGTCCGACCCCCATCAGCCTGCTCCCACCACGGTCAGCCGTCCTGTCGCATCCTCAAGGAGGCTCAGAAGTTCCAGATCTCCCGCCACGGGAGCTTCTGCTCAGAGGACTCGTGTATGAGCGACCGGGGGGCTGCAGGGGAGGACGGGGCTTTGTGCTGCAAACACCCCAGCCTGCCCATCGGGAGATACGAGGGGGGGTCCTTTCGTTTGGCTAATCCTCAGGGGAGTGCCAGTAGTGCCCTGTGAGTTTTCTTACATCCCCTGTGGGTGAAATTAACTATTTTGTAAGATGACTGAGAAAATTCAATGATGCTAATTTTTACTAATCTGGGCAGTCTTAATGAGATTCCATgcactcttttctctctctaagcTGACAGTGAAGTGCTGCAGGTATTGTTTCTTCAGACCGTCTTCGCTtctcttttaattttcattatgcaacatggatggatggatggattataaAGGGAAACAATGACAAACAGTGAAATCTATCTCATTGCAAAATGAACAGGCTCAGtcaaaagtatttttctaaTTCTATTTCTATCGGCTGACAGAAGCATTGATACTTGAGGCAGTGATTCTAATACTCGTTAAATTAAGGGATGATTAAAGGACAAGAGATGAAAGTAGTTATTTGTAAATTCTACTCGCCTGTAAATATTCCAGTAGACATCATATGCTTTTCATGTGCTTTAGTGTGCAAGGTTACTGTCTGCGTTTGAAGTTTGAGAGATATGCGTTGTCTCTGTGTCATCAGGAGGCTGCAGCGGgtcctggaggagctggtggccaCAGAGAGGGAGTACGTCCGCTCCCTGAGCTACATCCTGACCCACTACCTCCCCCTGCTGGACCGACCGGACATCCCCCAGGACCTCAGGGGCAAGCGAGGCGTCATCTTCGGCAACCTGGAGAAGCTTTACGGCTTCCACAGCCACTACTTCCTGCCGGAGCTGGAGGCCTGTCACAGGGAGCCGGCCATGGCGGCCCGCTGCTTTCTCAGACATGTGGGTGGTCACTGTGTAACTGTCATCAATGTATACGGTGTCTTGAGTatatctttttaatatttatgataATTCTCATTCTTTAttgattacattatttttcatctgatttagtaaagtattttcaaaatgtctatGTAGTTTCACTGAACATGTTTAGATGTGATGGAACCAGAAATTGACATAGACATATTACAATAATCATTTGAGCCAGCCAGTCGGAACAGGTATGtttgatgaaatatattttctaacATGTTTTCACTCTGGTTGTCTCCACAGACAGAGAGTTTTGGCCTGTACGCTCTGTACAGTAAGAACAAACCTCAGTCGGACGCCCTCATCCTGCACCGTCGCCATGACATCTTCAAGGTCAGCTTTTATCTGTTTTGGCACATTGTGTCTGTCCACGTGTCTGAAAAACAGTAATTTCTTAAAGGTAAAAAAACGTAACTAATAAACGCTCTCCTTGAGGATCAGCTTTTAAGTCTTGATCTGTTATCCAGTACTTGATCACTTGACCCCCTTCATTTTTCATGTCAGGTGATTCAAAGTGACATAGATTATGTTCTCATACGTTTTGAAATctccacatacagtatacagagCTATAATATATGAAACATTCACTTAAGTAAGATTTAGTTCATGGTGTATATTAATGAGTGTATATTATTCTATATAAAGGCTGtgccataaatatatataatagaagATGTgatgcattgcattgtgggattgtAGCAGAAATGTTGTGTATATACAATGGAGTGATTTTGAGATGAAGATGCACCTTTACATGAAATGAATAATGTTcaatggttgttgtttttttcattcaaaaagttTTCAGACCTTGTCTAGGATTGAAGAGGAAGCTCTTTGAACAATTTTACACACAAAGTTGTGATGATTTTCACATCCAAAAGTGTTTTTGGACATTGAAGGAGTTTTATCGGCAGCCTGCGCCTTCGTCTTCGCCTGCGTCCTCCCTTATAATCATGTGGAATTTGTCTTTTTGGtggacattttatatatatccGATTCTGATGGCCACATTAGTTACACTTTTTGTCTCCCCTCACAGaggaagcagcaggagctggGGGACATGATGGACCTTTCCTCCTACCTGCTGAGGCCCATCCAGAGGATCAGCAAGTACAGCCTCCTGTTGCAGGACATGTTGTCCCTGGCCGGGTCCTACAGGCCCAAAGACATGATCCAGGATACACTTGTCGAATCCTCTGTGTGCGGCCCGGCTGTGCATGTGCCTGAACTGACACGCAGTGAGAGGGAGCGTGAGAGGGCTGAGATCCAGGCTGCCGCAGACCTGGTTCGATTTCAGATGCGGCACGGCAACGATTTGCTCACCATGGACGCCATCCAAGACTGTGATGTAAGATATTAAAATAGGGGATCAGATAAACTTTAAGGGCAGCAGTTAAATGAAGTCAACTGTCATTTATTTCCTGCTCTGCTCTACTCTGTCCTGTCAGGTGAATTTAAAAGAGCAGGGACAGCTGATTCGCCAGGATGAGTTCACAGTCCTCttcaggaagaagaaatgtgttcGCCGCATTTTTCTCTTTGAACATCTAATCCTCTTCAGCAAGACCAAGAAAACAGATGTTGGCAATGATGTTTATGTCTACAAGCAGTCATTCAAGGTCAGCACTCAAGAGGGCTTTAACACTCAACCTTGATGCACATGATATTCAGTGTATTCTTcttcacaaaaatatatatttttcttcaataGAAGCTCTGAGTTAAACCTCAGTCATTTGAGGCCTCCAGCATATTTTCATCAGTGTAGTTCCTCTTTGTGTTCCCCTCTTTCAGACGAGTGATATCGGGATGACCCACAACACGGGTGTGAGCGGCCTGTGTTTTGAGATCTGGTTCCGCCGGAGGAAGAGCGGGGACACCTACACCCTGAGGGCTTCCAGCATGGAGGTGAAGAAAGCCTGGACCACCGACCTGGAGAGGATCCTGTGGGATCAGGCCACTCACAGTAGAGGTTGTGGCAACaacaatatgttgttgtttttattttttatttagcacATACCTAGGATACGGTTTACAGAGCTTCCCGGACATAAAACATATTGTGAATTGGCTATTTGTCCCAGAGCTGCGTCTGCAGGAGAGGGTGTTTATGGGAATGGGCAGCAAACATTTCACGGACATTCAACCCAGTGATGCTGCGATCTGTGACCGAGCCATCAGCTGCGCCCTGCCTGGGAGAAGTAAGGAGCTGCACACACAACAGTTTACACTTCAAATCAAGTTCTGCTTAGTTCTGCCGCCTTGGTCCACACTGAAATGTCTCAATAACCCATCCTGTCAGGATGAATTGCAGCAactttggtgatcctctgacttttcaacCAACGTCAGGTCAAAAATTGGTCTGAAAACGATCACGAAACCTACCTGTAGAATAACTGAAATTCACATCAGCCTAAGCTCTACTTTGCTTTGTGATAATAAGCAATTGTCAACACGCTTTATAGCATCATAGCTCCTGTAATCAGCATGTGAGCATTGTATGTGTGAGCATGTTCgcatgctgacattagcatttagcctCAGGGCCACTGGCAAGGCTGACTCCCGTCCTTTACGATTTATGATTCAAAAAGTGAAAACTAagtaaaagctttttttaaatttagatatTTTTAACTCGCTAACAAAGTAACTACATGTAACAAAACTAAATGTATTACTGCAAGTCATGCTTGTGTCCTCATTGCTCACTGACCCAGCGCTTCGTTTTTCTCACTGATGACGTCCATGTGTCGTCAGTCCCTGTGGCATGTTGTTCACACAGGGGCTTAGACTATCCACGGCCACACTCCATTGGCTCTGGCAGCACGGCCTCCGCCACCCTCAGCcaatcatcttcctcctcgGGCCGGGGCtcgctgccccctgctggctaTCCCGGGAACCAGTCACAGGGATTGGAGAGCGGCCCTGCCATGTGCTCCTCCCCCGAGGCTGTGACTGACAATGAACTCAACAATCATCATCTTCATATGCATCGTCATCTCTACCGTAACCATGAAAAGTTGGAGACTCATCATCCTCTgagtgagtttgtttttctgtctttgttaaattttttttaatcttttttgtctctgtagATCTGCTAATTCTTTGGCTCCATCTAGTGGTAGCATCAGTAATGACAGTGTGGTAAACAGCAATGTACACATTACCACTGATATCTGGACAACATGAACACGTTTTCTTAAATCCACTGATTTTCTGGATGATCTTAT from Scophthalmus maximus strain ysfricsl-2021 chromosome 3, ASM2237912v1, whole genome shotgun sequence carries:
- the LOC118317083 gene encoding uncharacterized protein LOC118317083 isoform X1, producing the protein MNLDSLEGSIQNLLSVLYPPFEATAPTLLGQLFQIIDGRYRGDALRCLLDFLVPAKHVLDTVQQAACAQYRGVLFLCEGWPLCLRDQVVVHLAPIDPRLLQPGDFYLQVAPFCDQSARIVVCSLLEEEGLRVEVVEETPIPETSYPCIFSSEWLKDVNQGRHGTPLSQCLLGTEQGVVRLPWGRVAVPDFADVPQCAGSSMASVPPSYPPLPPPLPPPLPHYSENTSSNHSLNLSHAPKQRNPTVQNSISSSSAHPSAFSVKTRICPGKHGIAVSLCLVDTGPASSSRPVEVKETEPEPRPIGWVSPNTWDSRYTGSDSGTVTKASAASGTHTPASTNTCKGADKSRENIGQDKHKVTNQQDTSRSAPAGQAAADGEYIDILQATMLFSKAQSVKEEQQKLEVRTQPHAQIEAQVQRHPQRQAHMQPHAQMESYGQTQRQPNTPKPPQAHPQAHVQLSTKPQMHCHSKSEAPVSLTPDMSAETGPPTAPHRYQSHHAHPDSLEPAQCVRTVRFSEKPCTPCMKRRQGGHGSRAQELRCRYRDSYQAAIQNPVTFGQEKERGNMLPVVEEDGDFSQCGDGQRPPPGTETGDPWYNVQGMWCDPGIQNQSPFLVGGAICKESGEKNTFPYWKAGDSNTAPCMEYRGPGPLKYGGLPEQPAENTTVRTGYAYSAQNSAPGTRINNSDLSSSNDPQQSHVISAKHRGSQCSSSEVSGTSVAHKPRERLRHRTNSSGMSPNFSRSLRPPQNGREPVSDGRCSSLSTAVVDTSEKCEVVIVEGQSVRRREKKDSGAEVPQLHVVKCKNSTAFGLVSPKISRRKVVVPDGAQPGSTPITSRSCHHVANPPRTDPPPSAETQKIPARPRPDHLPLGSSDPRAHSLYLGVATLTGGRDRAGRAIVELYGDHQGWRSAVTSQQLFQTLLYFHLITRKEVREAGMTLVFDARKTNPPPQLYKALMALQEQSPQALNSLVLLVDKDSRLRPERCPGVQTDTVTSMKALLKLAEGSQLSSRLDGTLSHGHRDWMELHQKLFPFVSDLHEASSLLLRAISQLEEPRRTDTVQAVQQCMTEQRTLMRDVLGDSRLVSLQREGGAILARLRRESDLKYPHCEDLSDAVDSVTSLYNHMEEQAHVLVQRSNLSLEHLEYLLQLREMEGHFTQMRQWFNIEGERHLLEAESVEDSGDRMEQILNSFTGFLIEANDRRHHAMSLVSEAERLQRSGLPYPETETFKAFVCTFKSGLDDFLCRVEACGRELQIMVNVCDFCEQAAALASECTCYLDRSQTNTQPIEQQNQDPGPSAASLCQSECPTAHGSGAAATSGSLSDNDNSILWTFQDRFLQFSPERFQEVKAQASALQGSRGMRVWNVAWLRCQEARQQLLERMQGVDKAYHRNPDSSGCCECHYVDVVSTNIQTTSPGGQNLVVQSTPGPRHPQWEGIVSGAVDLGKRKPITGSNSTNSTTVACCNILIKPEDHSDAGTSQGSTVTPQSPHRPTRRTEREARRRQASRTRRERDAAALSQSHTVGCQWFPWGRGLRAKSASQDSCTPAVVAAGSSTPPEQRVRPPSACSHHGQPSCRILKEAQKFQISRHGSFCSEDSCMSDRGAAGEDGALCCKHPSLPIGRYEGGSFRLANPQGSASSALRLQRVLEELVATEREYVRSLSYILTHYLPLLDRPDIPQDLRGKRGVIFGNLEKLYGFHSHYFLPELEACHREPAMAARCFLRHTESFGLYALYSKNKPQSDALILHRRHDIFKRKQQELGDMMDLSSYLLRPIQRISKYSLLLQDMLSLAGSYRPKDMIQDTLVESSVCGPAVHVPELTRSERERERAEIQAAADLVRFQMRHGNDLLTMDAIQDCDVNLKEQGQLIRQDEFTVLFRKKKCVRRIFLFEHLILFSKTKKTDVGNDVYVYKQSFKTSDIGMTHNTGVSGLCFEIWFRRRKSGDTYTLRASSMEVKKAWTTDLERILWDQATHSRELRLQERVFMGMGSKHFTDIQPSDAAICDRAISCALPGRIPVACCSHRGLDYPRPHSIGSGSTASATLSQSSSSSGRGSLPPAGYPGNQSQGLESGPAMCSSPEAVTDNELNNHHLHMHRHLYRNHEKLETHHPLMDSTESSGESVNVTSSPDNGCLSAIGGEAVNNSTSFVSQSPMPRPPLCRTPSLRRNSSPVIIIKKPGVAPKPPHLANPKEGKHGQEESVKVLATIFKNGNELKRKIYSVQSTTELLEKTSELGLVLDRSLKFNTDFQEFTDVESSVQISNLDRFQEHFSEAPNHQTVPREVCQTQAGSTIASLYNAPQDPAQSTQPQLVCIGHLRGGSQQDVILGKSDKIAIPLDESLACAVDKLFKLYWVCNSAFPAPLSSVFSFFDYIYDLPMSTNRRAKAMELISKVKSIN
- the LOC118317083 gene encoding uncharacterized protein LOC118317083 isoform X5; amino-acid sequence: MNLDSLEGSIQNLLSVLYPPFEATAPTLLGQLFQIIDGRYRGDALRCLLDFLVPAKHVLDTVQQAACAQYRGVLFLCEGWPLCLRDQVVVHLAPIDPRLLQPGDFYLQVAPFCDQSARIVVCSLLEEEGLRVEVVEETPIPETSYPCIFSSEWLKDVNQGRHGTPLSQCLLGTEQGVVRLPWGRVAVPDFADVPQCAGSSMASVPPSYPPLPPPLPPPLPHYSENTSSNHSLNLSHAPKQRNPTVQNSISSSSAHPSAFSVKTRICPGKHGIAVSLCLVDTGPASSSRPVEVKETEPEPRPIGWVSPNTWDSRYTGSDSGTVTKASAASGTHTPASTNTCKGADKSRENIGQDKHKVTNQQDTSRSAPAGQAAADGEYIDILQATMLFSKAQSVKEEQQKLEVRTQPHAQIEAQVQRHPQRQAHMQPHAQMESYGQTQRQPNTPKPPQAHPQAHVQLSTKPQMHCHSKSEAPVSLTPDMSAETGPPTAPHRYQSHHAHPDSLEPAQCVRTVRFSEKPCTPCMKRRQGGHGSRAQELRCRYRDSYQAAIQNPVTFGQEKERGNMLPVVEEDGDFSQCGDGQRPPPGTETGDPWYNVQGMWCDPGIQNQSPFLVGGAICKESGEKNTFPYWKAGDSNTAPCMEYRGPGPLKYGGLPEQPAENTTVRTGYAYSAQNSAPGTRINNSDLSSSNDPQQSHVISAKHRGSQCSSSEVSGTSVAHKPRERLRHRTNSSGMSPNFSRSLRPPQNGREPVSDGRCSSLSTAVVDTSEKCEVVIVEGQSVRRREKKDSGAEVPQLHVVKCKNSTAFGLVSPKISRRKVVVPDGAQPGSTPITSRSCHHVANPPRTDPPPSAETQKIPARPRPDHLPLGSSDPRAHSLYLGVATLTGGRDRAGRAIVELYGDHQGWRSAVTSQQLFQTLLYFHLITRKEVREAGMTLVFDARKTNPPPQLYKALMALQEQSPQALNSLVLLVDKDSRLRPERCPGVQTDTVTSMKALLKLAEGSQLSSRLDGTLSHGHRDWMELHQKLFPFVSDLHEASSLLLRAISQLEEPRRTDTVQAVQQCMTEQRTLMRDVLGDSRLVSLQREGGAILARLRRESDLKYPHCEDLSDAVDSVTSLYNHMEEQAHVLVQRSNLSLEHLEYLLQLREMEGHFTQMRQWFNIEGERHLLEAESVEDSGDRMEQILNSFTGFLIEANDRRHHAMSLVSEAERLQRSGLPYPETETFKAFVCTFKSGLDDFLCRVEACGRELQIMVNVCDFCEQAAALASECTCYLDRSQTNTQPIEQQNQDPGPSAASLCQSECPTAHGSGAAATSGSLSDNDNSILWTFQDRFLQFSPERFQEVKAQASALQGSRGMRVWNVAWLRCQEARQQLLERMQGVDKAYHRNPDSSGCCECHYVDVVSTNIQTTSPGGQNLVVQSTPGPRHPQWEGIVSGAVDLGKRKPITGSNSTNSTTVACCNILIKPEDHSDAGTSQGSTVTPQSPHRPTRRTEREARRRQASRTRRERDAAALSQSHTVGCQWFPWGRGLRAKSASQDSCTPAVVAAGSSTPPEQRVRPPSACSHHGQPSCRILKEAQKFQISRHGSFCSEDSCMSDRGAAGEDGALCCKHPSLPIGRYEGGSFRLANPQGSASSALRLQRVLEELVATEREYVRSLSYILTHYLPLLDRPDIPQDLRGKRGVIFGNLEKLYGFHSHYFLPELEACHREPAMAARCFLRHTESFGLYALYSKNKPQSDALILHRRHDIFKRKQQELGDMMDLSSYLLRPIQRISKYSLLLQDMLSLAGSYRPKDMIQDTLVESSVCGPAVHVPELTRSERERERAEIQAAADLVRFQMRHGNDLLTMDAIQDCDVNLKEQGQLIRQDEFTVLFRKKKCVRRIFLFEHLILFSKTKKTDVGNDVYVYKQSFKTSDIGMTHNTGVSGLCFEIWFRRRKSGDTYTLRASSMEVKKAWTTDLERILWDQATHSRELRLQERVFMGMGSKHFTDIQPSDAAICDRAISCALPGRIPVACCSHRGLDYPRPHSIGSGSTASATLSQSSSSSGRGSLPPAGYPGNQSQGLESGPAMCSSPEAVTDNELNNHHLHMHRHLYRNHEKLETHHPLMDSTESSGESVNVTSSPDNGCLSAIGGEAVNNSTSFVSQSPMPRPPLCRTPSLRRNSSPVIIIKKPGVAPKPPHLANPKSEIMIAKSTEV